A genome region from Methylicorpusculum oleiharenae includes the following:
- a CDS encoding ExbD/TolR family protein has translation MNRKNLFKSRSDLGEDNSETINMTPLIDMVFILLIFFLVTSSFIRESAVAVQRPKAVTAMTQTNTELIVTISMDEQIWLNNTAVDIRFLRAQIEQQGLAGPNRSAVILADTKTSTGLLINVMDQLRLAGLVNISVAASTLTDPG, from the coding sequence ATGAATAGAAAAAACCTGTTTAAAAGCCGGAGCGATCTCGGCGAGGATAATTCCGAAACGATCAACATGACACCGCTGATCGATATGGTATTTATTCTATTGATTTTTTTTCTGGTCACGAGTTCGTTTATCCGTGAATCGGCCGTCGCGGTCCAACGCCCGAAAGCGGTCACTGCCATGACTCAGACAAATACCGAACTCATCGTCACAATCAGTATGGACGAACAAATCTGGCTCAACAATACTGCTGTCGATATCCGCTTCCTGCGCGCCCAGATTGAACAGCAGGGGCTTGCGGGACCGAACCGATCGGCAGTTATTTTGGCAGACACCAAGACCAGTACCGGCTTATTGATTAACGTAATGGATCAATTGCGACTGGCCGGTTTAGTCAATATCTCGGTGGCGGCTAGTACACTTACTGATCCTGGATGA
- a CDS encoding type II toxin-antitoxin system VapC family toxin, translating into MNLLLDTHVALWAITDNPKLPQKARDLISSPKTNVWVSAANVWEIAIKHSLGRGDMPVSGRDAMRYFQESGYRFLAVEAEHAIAVEELPLHHQDPFDRILVAQALVEPMRLMTHDPLVALYNDTIIKI; encoded by the coding sequence TTGAATCTGCTGCTGGATACTCACGTTGCATTATGGGCTATCACGGACAACCCAAAACTGCCACAAAAGGCACGTGATTTGATTTCATCACCCAAAACGAACGTTTGGGTCAGCGCGGCGAATGTCTGGGAAATTGCAATCAAGCATTCGTTAGGACGAGGCGACATGCCGGTTTCTGGCCGAGACGCGATGCGCTATTTTCAGGAGTCGGGTTATCGCTTCCTCGCCGTTGAGGCGGAACATGCGATAGCGGTCGAAGAACTGCCTTTACATCACCAAGACCCGTTCGACCGCATACTTGTGGCTCAAGCACTCGTAGAGCCGATGCGTTTAATGACCCACGATCCCTTGGTAGCGCTCTATAACGACACAATTATCAAGATTTAA
- a CDS encoding tyrosine-type recombinase/integrase — protein sequence MNTLRQAVAEYLTLRRNLGFQLREAGKALLDFVTFMEQQHATYITQALALAWAQQAVKAQPIYWAQRLSCVRGFARYRSSSDPRTEIPLPGLLPFKPKRARPYLYSNQEITNLLQAALKMPHRYKNGALLPWVYYCLFGLLSVSGLRLNEARNLELQDIDLEAGVLTIRNAKFGKTRLVPVHASTCKVLADYIARRERHWAGRPVSTYLFVSSWGNRLDNGQIHRAFYALSRQIGLRNATDCHGPRLHDLRHRFATNTLVNWYRHDQDPERRLPLLSAYLGHVHIADTQWYLESAPELMREAMSRLEQHWEGRS from the coding sequence ATGAACACGCTTCGGCAAGCCGTTGCCGAGTACCTGACTCTGCGGCGTAATCTGGGTTTCCAATTGCGGGAAGCGGGTAAAGCTTTGCTCGATTTTGTCACCTTTATGGAGCAACAGCACGCGACCTATATCACCCAGGCGTTAGCGCTTGCCTGGGCGCAACAAGCTGTGAAGGCTCAACCCATCTATTGGGCTCAACGATTAAGCTGCGTGCGTGGATTTGCCCGTTATCGTAGTTCGAGCGATCCTCGCACGGAGATTCCACTGCCCGGTTTGTTACCGTTCAAGCCAAAGCGAGCTCGACCCTATCTCTACTCAAATCAAGAGATTACCAACTTACTGCAGGCTGCGCTAAAAATGCCGCATCGTTACAAAAACGGTGCTTTACTGCCCTGGGTCTATTATTGCCTGTTCGGACTGTTAAGTGTTTCAGGTCTGCGTCTCAATGAAGCCCGCAATCTCGAACTTCAAGATATCGACCTTGAAGCCGGGGTGTTGACGATCCGCAACGCTAAGTTCGGTAAAACCCGCTTGGTGCCCGTGCATGCCTCAACCTGCAAGGTGCTGGCAGATTATATCGCCAGACGCGAACGCCATTGGGCAGGACGGCCTGTTTCTACCTACTTGTTTGTCTCCAGTTGGGGCAATCGGTTGGACAATGGCCAGATCCATCGCGCTTTCTACGCATTGTCTCGGCAAATCGGATTGCGCAACGCGACCGACTGTCACGGCCCTCGATTGCATGACTTGAGACACCGATTTGCAACGAATACGCTAGTGAACTGGTATCGCCACGATCAGGATCCCGAGCGCCGTCTGCCTTTGTTGTCGGCCTACCTCGGCCATGTTCACATTGCCGATACGCAGTGGTATTTAGAGAGTGCGCCGGAGCTGATGCGGGAGGCGATGAGCCGCCTTGAGCAGCACTGGGAGGGCCGGTCATGA
- a CDS encoding PepSY domain-containing protein, whose amino-acid sequence MNKKIIVALLVSLFAAPGVYAEAEQHKGAIDNCVKSALDGHPGDVITLRAETEGGKPQYELDIHGKDGKHWEVECDAVSGKIIETEREVAVDDPEFTSKTKVRLDAAMKTALDKYPGNIMKIEYEIEGEAGVAYEFDIKSADGKMLEVEVDAITGKLSDPEQVIYQIGLD is encoded by the coding sequence ATGAACAAGAAGATAATTGTTGCGTTACTGGTGTCTCTATTTGCTGCTCCTGGAGTCTACGCCGAAGCCGAACAGCACAAAGGGGCTATCGATAACTGCGTAAAATCCGCACTTGACGGTCATCCTGGGGATGTCATTACGTTGAGAGCTGAAACGGAAGGAGGTAAGCCCCAATACGAATTGGATATTCACGGAAAGGACGGTAAGCATTGGGAAGTCGAATGCGATGCCGTTAGCGGCAAAATAATTGAAACCGAACGAGAAGTCGCTGTCGACGACCCAGAGTTTACCTCTAAAACCAAGGTAAGATTAGATGCCGCAATGAAAACCGCATTGGATAAATATCCCGGCAACATTATGAAAATCGAATATGAAATCGAAGGAGAGGCTGGCGTAGCCTATGAGTTCGACATTAAGTCTGCCGATGGCAAGATGCTCGAAGTAGAAGTCGATGCCATTACCGGCAAGCTTAGCGATCCGGAGCAAGTGATTTATCAAATCGGATTGGATTGA
- a CDS encoding IS4 family transposase — MPQTLADDQKQSAEHFTRTRKLSLPNLITLVLSLVAGDKSAGVDIHSGEFFKQARRSGCWPEAEAVHRSAVTKARSRLTWSVFANLLADSVQLAYSLWPDAPEYTWHGMTAVAFDGSKYHLPASPELRQAFDPNSGLTFPGKGHYPQCLVSTAFDVFRRLPITRVISPLAEGNEREDVKELLPQLPDRPLVLLFDRGYPSYDLLRYLRDTTPNSAFVFRCPAQSTFKAVENFVQSGRSEAVIWLDTASRIQRKRPGPKSIKLRAVRLESPDGKLSVLLTNLTDSCQYSADSLVELYFRRWRIEEQYRDEKLHLDIETFHSHSENGIRQELLAVLVMCVISRTLIALLTDPNPDRLSTPQFKNAVRTLASEVVVFTAAYPEIARNVFRELLEEIARVQYYHPNKPRKSYPRVSRKPINKWQQDKSKRIADA; from the coding sequence ATTCCGCAGACTTTAGCCGATGATCAAAAGCAATCGGCTGAGCACTTTACCCGCACACGCAAACTTTCCCTACCCAACCTGATTACCTTGGTGTTATCACTGGTCGCCGGTGATAAATCCGCTGGCGTAGATATCCACTCCGGCGAATTCTTCAAACAAGCGCGGCGAAGCGGTTGTTGGCCTGAAGCTGAAGCCGTGCATCGGAGCGCAGTGACGAAAGCCCGGAGCCGATTAACGTGGTCCGTCTTTGCCAATCTATTAGCCGATAGCGTGCAGTTAGCTTATTCGCTTTGGCCGGACGCGCCGGAATATACGTGGCATGGCATGACGGCGGTGGCTTTTGACGGTTCCAAATATCACTTGCCGGCCTCGCCTGAACTTCGCCAAGCCTTCGATCCCAACAGCGGCTTGACCTTTCCCGGCAAAGGCCACTATCCGCAATGCCTGGTCTCGACTGCATTCGATGTCTTTCGACGGTTGCCCATCACTCGAGTGATCAGTCCCTTGGCGGAAGGCAACGAACGCGAGGATGTTAAAGAACTGCTACCGCAACTCCCCGATCGGCCTTTGGTCTTATTGTTTGACCGCGGTTATCCCAGCTATGACTTGCTTCGCTATTTGCGAGACACGACGCCGAACTCGGCTTTCGTGTTCCGCTGTCCGGCCCAATCGACCTTTAAAGCGGTCGAGAATTTTGTCCAATCCGGTCGCTCAGAGGCCGTCATCTGGTTGGATACGGCCTCGCGGATTCAACGGAAACGACCGGGCCCCAAAAGCATCAAACTACGCGCGGTCCGTTTGGAAAGCCCGGATGGTAAGCTGTCGGTCTTATTAACCAATCTTACCGATAGCTGTCAGTATTCAGCCGACTCGCTAGTCGAACTGTATTTCCGGCGCTGGCGAATTGAAGAGCAGTATCGTGATGAAAAATTGCACCTCGACATCGAAACGTTCCACAGTCACAGTGAAAACGGCATAAGACAAGAACTGTTGGCCGTCTTGGTCATGTGCGTGATCAGTCGAACCTTGATTGCTCTGCTCACCGACCCGAACCCCGATCGCTTATCGACGCCCCAATTTAAAAATGCTGTGCGGACTCTAGCGAGCGAGGTCGTGGTGTTTACTGCAGCTTATCCGGAGATCGCACGCAACGTATTTCGCGAGCTGCTGGAGGAAATCGCGCGCGTTCAGTATTATCATCCGAATAAGCCCCGAAAGTCCTATCCTCGTGTATCCCGTAAACCCATCAATAAATGGCAGCAGGATAAGTCTAAAAGGATCGCTGATGCTTAA
- a CDS encoding energy transducer TonB: MKQINADAPIYSGLVLLGAFAAALLINLALLLLIGALISQREAVLVSQTKPQPIEFIRIIPKPPEQKTVLQPKPNKVVDSAPTQKPKDKSALPTPVKQLKAIKSKPLAKKVKKNNPISTPVTAPNIAIPKQGTGPEFASIPGTNVRLTTPPALGNGNKTTEAKVAHGDGAGAQSGGSGIQGLTVLSRVEPRYPRIALERRLEGWVRLEIVVTTEGTVREAKVIEAKPKLTFDQAALEAIRRWRFKPTYKNGQAVEQRAVQRISFKLSKQR; the protein is encoded by the coding sequence ATGAAACAGATAAATGCCGATGCTCCCATTTATTCGGGCTTGGTGTTGCTCGGAGCTTTTGCCGCGGCTTTGCTCATCAATCTGGCCTTGCTGTTATTGATTGGCGCGTTAATCAGCCAGCGAGAAGCGGTGCTGGTTTCACAAACAAAACCGCAACCGATCGAATTCATTCGCATTATCCCAAAACCTCCGGAACAAAAGACTGTACTTCAACCAAAGCCAAATAAAGTGGTCGATAGCGCGCCAACACAAAAACCCAAAGACAAGTCTGCCTTGCCAACGCCGGTTAAACAGCTTAAAGCGATAAAGTCAAAACCCCTTGCCAAAAAAGTCAAAAAGAATAATCCGATTTCGACACCGGTAACAGCTCCGAATATAGCAATCCCCAAACAAGGGACTGGACCTGAATTTGCCTCTATACCTGGAACCAACGTGCGTTTGACAACGCCACCCGCGTTGGGAAATGGCAACAAAACAACCGAAGCGAAAGTTGCGCACGGTGACGGTGCCGGAGCACAAAGTGGCGGTTCAGGAATTCAGGGCTTGACGGTACTGTCGCGCGTGGAGCCCCGTTACCCGCGAATTGCGCTCGAACGCAGACTCGAAGGTTGGGTTCGTCTCGAAATAGTGGTGACAACGGAAGGTACGGTCCGCGAAGCCAAAGTGATTGAGGCAAAACCAAAACTGACTTTCGACCAGGCTGCCCTTGAAGCTATCCGGCGTTGGCGTTTCAAACCCACATATAAGAACGGTCAGGCTGTTGAACAACGTGCTGTTCAAAGGATAAGTTTTAAGCTCAGCAAGCAACGCTGA
- a CDS encoding MotA/TolQ/ExbB proton channel family protein: MNGHFYETVIVWLQYAEQHIEELIAMGGPVMWPLLAVSLLLWTLILERYFYLLHVFPVYIKDSLPSLRSSADRIIETAQIIFLLRRHLRLIKTLSGILPMLGLLGTVTGIVETFDLIRLFGSAEPRIVARGVSQALITTMTGLVLGLFGVAVGYDLKRRANTGERRFRSQIRSHE; the protein is encoded by the coding sequence ATGAACGGCCATTTTTACGAAACTGTGATTGTTTGGCTTCAGTACGCTGAACAGCACATCGAAGAATTAATCGCGATGGGTGGGCCGGTGATGTGGCCTTTACTGGCCGTTTCATTGCTATTGTGGACCTTGATTTTGGAACGCTACTTTTATTTGCTCCATGTTTTTCCTGTTTACATCAAGGACAGCCTTCCCTCATTGCGCTCCTCTGCGGATAGGATTATCGAGACAGCTCAAATCATTTTTCTGCTGCGGCGTCATCTTCGCTTAATCAAAACACTGTCTGGAATTTTGCCGATGCTGGGCTTGTTAGGAACCGTTACCGGCATCGTCGAAACGTTCGACTTAATTCGCCTATTTGGCAGCGCTGAACCCCGAATCGTCGCACGCGGAGTATCCCAAGCGCTCATCACGACCATGACGGGCCTGGTCTTAGGCTTATTCGGCGTGGCTGTAGGCTATGACCTAAAGCGAAGAGCTAATACAGGCGAACGCCGCTTCAGGAGTCAGATCCGCAGTCATGAATAG
- a CDS encoding cupin domain-containing protein yields the protein MRIYLMALMLFFVDTALAQDKIDRMSAVTMESFNPDTVKWNDELLLPQGAQSVILVGDPKNAGVFIALLKFPSNYPIPPHIHPFTEVITVLRGKLGNGMGETFDTKKGEMLNVGSSFVLPGGHIHYVWTTDEETIVELIATGPWGITYTNPTEDPRKKK from the coding sequence ATGAGAATTTATTTGATGGCTTTAATGCTTTTTTTTGTAGATACCGCATTAGCTCAGGATAAGATTGATCGCATGAGCGCTGTTACCATGGAATCGTTTAACCCAGATACGGTTAAGTGGAATGACGAGCTGTTACTCCCTCAAGGTGCCCAAAGCGTCATTCTAGTGGGTGACCCAAAGAATGCAGGGGTTTTTATCGCTTTGCTGAAATTTCCATCTAATTATCCAATCCCACCACACATACACCCGTTTACAGAAGTAATTACAGTTCTGCGTGGCAAACTAGGCAATGGCATGGGTGAAACATTTGACACAAAAAAGGGTGAGATGCTTAACGTAGGTTCAAGCTTTGTGTTACCAGGCGGACACATTCATTATGTGTGGACCACCGATGAGGAAACAATCGTCGAACTAATCGCTACCGGACCATGGGGTATTACTTATACGAATCCAACCGAAGATCCACGCAAGAAAAAATAG
- a CDS encoding MotA/TolQ/ExbB proton channel family protein, translating to MNPVLFIVCWFLWLFSGFVTPLAQAASSENHAAKLPAKIEAGFNEELAKKDALFAAIREGAADLKPLYHHLFLSGDSASQRALIERLADSRHMPSAAELEQLFASLHQQLDASGRIAFVRAPVYEPSGTASEKEVLRLGGFTFIADGRYLAYSPEIDRLVELPRQPGGNLLEMAREFTQTDSSVIAPVAIDPSGGQTLQLLVQIPNLRERIAQGGMVGYLILVLAGFTYVLCGFRFVDLSLTGKRIKLQLQSPELRPDNPLGRILMRFEQQTASDEEALYLTVEEALNDERGKLERALPFLKLVAAIAPMLGLLGTVTGMIETFQAIALHGSGDPKLMSGGISQALVTTVQGLVTAIPILLLHSLLVGKCQNLGNLLETHAAAALATRLDKRHAGSGSAQPPRT from the coding sequence ATGAACCCCGTGCTTTTTATAGTCTGTTGGTTTCTGTGGCTTTTTAGCGGATTTGTTACTCCTTTAGCTCAAGCCGCGTCATCCGAAAACCATGCGGCAAAGCTGCCTGCTAAAATTGAGGCCGGTTTTAACGAAGAACTTGCAAAAAAGGACGCTTTGTTTGCGGCTATTCGCGAAGGTGCTGCGGATCTCAAGCCGCTGTACCATCATCTTTTTTTATCCGGCGATTCGGCAAGTCAACGCGCGCTTATCGAGCGTCTGGCCGACAGTCGTCATATGCCTAGCGCCGCCGAACTGGAACAGTTGTTCGCCAGTCTGCACCAGCAGCTTGATGCTTCAGGGCGCATAGCCTTTGTGCGCGCTCCGGTATATGAGCCCAGCGGGACCGCATCTGAAAAAGAGGTGCTCCGGCTCGGCGGTTTCACGTTCATCGCTGATGGTCGTTATTTGGCGTATTCGCCCGAAATCGACCGCTTAGTCGAATTGCCCCGCCAACCCGGTGGGAACCTGCTTGAAATGGCGCGGGAGTTTACTCAAACTGACTCGTCAGTTATTGCGCCGGTAGCCATCGATCCATCCGGTGGGCAAACACTGCAGTTATTGGTGCAAATACCGAATTTGCGCGAACGCATAGCTCAAGGTGGTATGGTCGGTTATTTGATCCTGGTTTTGGCAGGATTCACTTATGTACTTTGTGGATTCCGTTTCGTGGATTTGAGCCTGACCGGCAAACGTATCAAGCTTCAGCTGCAATCGCCCGAACTGAGACCGGATAACCCACTGGGCCGGATTCTAATGCGATTTGAACAGCAGACGGCAAGTGACGAAGAAGCGTTGTATTTAACCGTTGAAGAAGCATTAAATGATGAGCGGGGTAAGTTGGAGCGCGCCTTGCCGTTCTTGAAACTGGTCGCTGCGATTGCGCCAATGCTGGGTTTGCTCGGCACGGTGACCGGCATGATAGAAACGTTCCAGGCCATTGCTCTTCACGGCTCGGGCGATCCGAAATTGATGTCGGGCGGCATCTCTCAAGCGCTGGTTACTACTGTCCAAGGACTGGTTACAGCGATCCCTATTTTACTGTTGCACAGTCTTTTGGTCGGCAAGTGTCAGAATCTCGGTAATTTGTTGGAGACTCATGCGGCAGCCGCTCTCGCAACACGCCTCGATAAGCGCCATGCGGGAAGCGGCAGTGCCCAGCCTCCAAGAACTTAG
- a CDS encoding recombinase family protein, translating to MKIGYARVSTKDQNLALQIDALTKAGCEKIYQDLASGARSERPALNEMIHNLRSGDVLVIWKLDRLGRSLNHLISLVNDLMEKKIGLQSLHDPIDTTTAQGRLSFNLFASLAEFERDLIRERTQAGLSAARARGRNGGRPKGIPQKAEATACAAETLYKEGRLTVNEISEKLGIAKSTLYTYLRHRGVALGSYKTNAEYA from the coding sequence ATGAAAATTGGCTATGCACGGGTAAGCACCAAAGACCAGAACCTGGCACTCCAGATCGATGCCTTGACGAAAGCCGGTTGTGAGAAGATTTATCAGGACCTTGCCAGTGGCGCACGGTCGGAACGTCCGGCACTGAATGAGATGATCCATAACCTCCGCTCGGGTGATGTGCTGGTAATCTGGAAGCTAGACCGATTGGGGCGTTCGCTTAATCACCTGATTAGCCTGGTCAATGACTTAATGGAAAAAAAGATCGGCCTGCAAAGCCTGCACGATCCCATTGACACCACCACGGCCCAAGGCCGGTTAAGCTTTAACCTATTCGCCTCATTAGCCGAATTTGAGCGTGACCTTATCCGGGAAAGAACCCAAGCCGGCTTGTCCGCAGCCAGGGCCAGGGGGAGAAACGGAGGCAGACCCAAAGGCATACCACAAAAAGCAGAAGCCACCGCCTGTGCAGCAGAAACCCTGTATAAGGAAGGACGGCTAACAGTAAATGAAATCTCAGAAAAGCTGGGTATCGCCAAAAGTACCTTATATACCTATCTGCGCCATCGTGGGGTCGCCCTTGGATCTTATAAAACCAATGCTGAATACGCCTAG
- a CDS encoding flagellar biosynthesis protein FlhF, protein MDSRLNDRYQRLVSEHMNSSERLSAGLKALPDKISSFASTQAAWRFYQNESVSLSKLQEPLTVAAHQGILAHCMNFALCVHDWSRLSYKHANKPDTYAITHDTDIGYDLQTSLIISDQTGQPLAPVAQRLVSSEGSFATYQEANPQAIVQNHLDEVSDCIQFLGGQGFAKPLVHLIDREGDSIGHLRRWEATGSHWLVRVKDNPKVDYQAKPMACKAVAQELAFSKTREVRYQGQTYWQWVAETDVTLTRPAKPSQKKSKKPAVPGIPVAARLVVSRVLSD, encoded by the coding sequence GTGGACTCACGCCTAAACGACCGCTACCAGCGCCTGGTGAGTGAACACATGAATTCAAGTGAACGCCTGAGTGCTGGATTAAAAGCGTTGCCTGACAAAATCAGCAGCTTTGCCAGCACTCAAGCGGCGTGGCGCTTCTACCAAAACGAATCGGTCAGTCTATCGAAGCTCCAAGAACCGCTCACGGTCGCCGCGCACCAAGGCATCTTGGCTCATTGCATGAACTTCGCTTTATGCGTCCATGACTGGTCCCGATTGAGTTACAAACATGCCAACAAACCGGACACTTACGCGATCACCCATGACACCGACATCGGCTACGATCTGCAAACCAGCCTCATTATTAGCGACCAAACGGGACAGCCCTTGGCGCCGGTAGCGCAGCGACTGGTTAGCAGCGAAGGGAGTTTCGCGACCTATCAGGAAGCCAACCCTCAAGCCATCGTCCAAAATCATTTGGATGAAGTCAGCGACTGCATTCAGTTTTTGGGCGGACAAGGTTTTGCCAAGCCATTAGTCCACCTGATTGATCGAGAAGGCGATTCCATCGGCCATCTCCGCCGCTGGGAAGCGACGGGTAGCCACTGGCTGGTACGCGTCAAGGATAATCCCAAAGTGGACTACCAGGCTAAGCCCATGGCTTGTAAAGCCGTGGCGCAAGAGCTGGCGTTCAGCAAGACTCGGGAAGTCCGTTATCAGGGTCAGACTTATTGGCAGTGGGTGGCAGAAACCGATGTGACGCTAACCCGTCCCGCCAAACCGAGTCAGAAGAAAAGCAAAAAGCCGGCTGTGCCTGGCATTCCTGTAGCGGCAAGGCTGGTGGTCAGTCGCGTCTTGTCCGACTAA
- a CDS encoding DUF3450 family protein codes for MILNVFLFLPIPTLAYPAQPLDEKIQIPSQSAAPLPADQQNIISAFEALKKLDPDLRVVLGNAVSALKKGIEDGPPFMIEERRGRMERLEKLLSEPNAELPELFRRTVEAYRVELDFAHTIDTYRALLRTQKGERLVDFLSIGRLALYYQTLDGRESGLWRNDTRQWQRLSGEGNEAIAQGLRAARKLDPPLLISLPLPGPKTP; via the coding sequence TTGATTCTTAACGTCTTTCTGTTTTTACCGATCCCAACATTAGCTTATCCCGCGCAACCTTTGGATGAGAAAATTCAAATCCCGAGTCAATCGGCTGCTCCTCTACCCGCCGATCAGCAAAACATAATCAGCGCTTTTGAGGCGCTCAAAAAACTTGACCCCGACCTACGCGTAGTGCTTGGCAATGCCGTCTCCGCTTTGAAAAAAGGTATCGAAGACGGACCACCGTTCATGATTGAGGAACGCCGGGGGCGCATGGAACGTTTGGAAAAATTGCTGAGCGAGCCGAATGCCGAACTTCCGGAGCTATTTCGCCGCACAGTCGAAGCATATCGGGTTGAGCTTGATTTTGCTCATACTATCGACACCTATCGTGCACTGCTGAGAACCCAAAAAGGAGAACGCTTAGTCGACTTTCTCAGTATTGGTCGTTTGGCGCTGTATTATCAAACGCTTGATGGGCGTGAATCGGGACTTTGGCGCAACGATACGCGCCAATGGCAACGCCTTTCCGGAGAGGGCAATGAAGCGATCGCCCAAGGCTTGCGTGCAGCACGTAAGCTGGATCCGCCGCTGTTGATTTCACTCCCGCTGCCGGGGCCAAAAACGCCATGA
- a CDS encoding type II toxin-antitoxin system Phd/YefM family antitoxin, whose product MQTVNMLQAKSSLSRLVEAIEQGQEREIVIARNGRPAAKLVPIDTAPPGQRIGVAKGLFVVPDSIDTHNDEVAQLFMGEVPS is encoded by the coding sequence ATGCAAACTGTAAATATGTTACAAGCCAAGTCCTCGCTGTCCCGCTTAGTAGAGGCCATTGAGCAAGGGCAAGAGCGTGAAATCGTGATTGCCAGAAATGGCCGTCCAGCGGCTAAGCTTGTTCCGATCGATACTGCACCACCCGGGCAGCGGATTGGTGTAGCAAAAGGCTTGTTCGTGGTGCCGGACAGCATTGATACACATAACGACGAAGTGGCTCAGTTGTTCATGGGCGAGGTGCCGTCTTGA
- a CDS encoding site-specific integrase: MNTANSLAPLLERFFTQRLMQQRQASPHTIRSYRDTFRQFLIFAQERLHQPPSRLNVEQIDAPLIVAFLDELEKQRDLTVRSRNLRLTAIHSFFRYAAFELPTHAAQIQRVLAIPSKRFTRTLVSFFSRPEVDALLAAPDCSTWSGRRDHAFMLTAVQTGLRLSEMTGLKREDLVLGVGAHVRVIGKGRKERCIPLARSTLSVLKAWLREPQRGDEGVLFPNARGNRLSVHGVQYLLNKHRMAACNGCPSLGQKRVTVHRLRHTMAMDLLQAGVDRSVIALWLGHESVETTQIYLEATLAMKEQALARTTPPQGKLERYQPGDKLLNFLNSL; encoded by the coding sequence ATGAACACTGCCAACAGTTTAGCGCCCCTGTTGGAGCGTTTCTTTACCCAACGTTTGATGCAGCAGCGCCAGGCGAGTCCTCATACTATCCGCTCTTATCGAGATACCTTCCGTCAATTCCTGATCTTCGCTCAAGAGCGCTTGCATCAACCGCCGTCACGCCTTAATGTCGAGCAGATTGATGCCCCGTTGATTGTGGCCTTTCTGGATGAACTGGAAAAGCAGCGAGACCTAACCGTCCGCAGCCGTAATTTACGGCTCACGGCAATCCATTCCTTCTTTCGTTACGCCGCCTTCGAACTGCCTACTCATGCTGCCCAGATCCAGAGAGTGCTTGCCATCCCCAGCAAGCGCTTCACACGAACCTTGGTCAGTTTTTTCAGCCGTCCGGAAGTTGATGCGTTACTCGCCGCGCCCGATTGCAGCACTTGGTCCGGGCGGCGCGACCATGCGTTCATGCTAACGGCAGTACAGACGGGTTTGCGGTTATCCGAGATGACCGGACTCAAACGTGAGGACCTTGTCTTGGGAGTCGGCGCTCATGTGCGGGTAATCGGTAAGGGCCGAAAGGAACGCTGTATTCCTCTGGCAAGATCAACACTCTCCGTATTAAAAGCCTGGCTGCGAGAACCACAAAGAGGTGATGAGGGTGTGCTGTTTCCCAACGCGAGAGGCAACCGGCTCAGTGTCCATGGCGTTCAGTACCTGCTGAACAAGCATCGCATGGCAGCCTGCAATGGGTGTCCTTCACTTGGACAAAAGCGTGTCACTGTCCACCGATTGAGGCACACCATGGCCATGGACTTACTGCAAGCGGGCGTTGATCGCTCTGTGATTGCTTTGTGGCTCGGCCATGAATCCGTTGAGACAACCCAGATTTATCTGGAGGCAACACTTGCGATGAAAGAGCAGGCACTCGCCAGGACGACACCGCCACAGGGCAAGTTGGAACGTTATCAACCCGGTGATAAATTACTAAATTTTCTCAACAGTCTTTAG